One window from the genome of Bacillus oleivorans encodes:
- the yabG gene encoding sporulation peptidase YabG codes for MTIKRNDIVGRKSYHCDILFQILEIIEMDGKKWAILKGQELRLIADAPLEDLVLITESEQKRFERQFRSLENYSLQLFRQDVELLKERQEYHATNGYDTTASYFQIPGRVLHIDGDPSYLQKCMAVYEKIGVPVYGVHCTEKEMPNRIAALLDEYRPDILVLTGHDSYSKSKGKKSDLNAYRHSRYFVKTVQNARRKVPSLDQLVIFAGACQSHFESLIQAGSNFASSPARVNIHALDPVYIVAKISFTPFDDRVHVWDVLRNTITGEKGLGGIETKGLLRTGAPYNPKLDGEDEEVW; via the coding sequence GTGACAATAAAAAGAAACGACATTGTTGGTCGGAAATCATATCATTGTGATATTTTGTTTCAAATTTTAGAAATAATTGAAATGGACGGGAAGAAATGGGCCATACTAAAAGGTCAGGAATTACGTCTAATTGCTGATGCACCATTAGAGGATTTGGTGTTGATTACTGAAAGCGAGCAAAAACGGTTTGAACGTCAATTTAGATCGTTAGAAAATTACTCGTTACAGCTCTTTCGTCAGGACGTAGAGCTTTTAAAGGAAAGACAAGAGTATCATGCAACAAACGGCTATGATACAACAGCGAGCTATTTTCAAATCCCCGGAAGGGTGCTGCATATTGATGGAGATCCATCCTACCTGCAAAAATGCATGGCCGTTTATGAAAAAATAGGTGTGCCTGTCTATGGGGTTCATTGTACAGAAAAAGAAATGCCTAACCGAATTGCTGCATTGTTAGATGAATACAGACCTGATATTCTTGTGCTTACCGGTCATGATTCTTATTCTAAATCAAAAGGGAAAAAATCTGACTTAAATGCATACAGACATTCCAGATATTTTGTAAAGACAGTCCAAAATGCAAGAAGAAAGGTACCGAGTTTAGATCAATTAGTGATCTTTGCAGGTGCCTGTCAGTCTCATTTTGAATCACTTATTCAGGCTGGATCAAACTTTGCAAGCTCTCCAGCAAGAGTTAATATCCACGCGTTAGACCCTGTTTATATCGTCGCTAAAATCAGTTTCACTCCTTTTGACGATCGAGTACATGTTTGGGATGTCCTCAGGAATACAATAACGGGTGAAAAAGGACTTGGCGGAATTGAAACCAAAGGCCTGTTAAGAACAGGAGCCCCTTATAATCCCAAATTAGATGGAGAAGATGAAGAGGTTTGGTAA
- the rnmV gene encoding ribonuclease M5 — protein sequence MNIDVIVTKMFQDRGKKVRKIKEIIVVEGKDDTVAVKRAVEADTIETNGSAVPPYVIEQIKLAQATRGVIILTDPDYPGQRIRNIIEQAVPGCKHAFLPKHLALEKRGRGVGVEHAAPDVIQEALKDAHTTTEQIEEVITYDDLIDAGLIAGQKARSRRERLGAVLKIGYANGKQLYKRLQTFQITREQFKAALEDLDQEEQK from the coding sequence ATGAATATAGACGTTATTGTTACAAAAATGTTTCAGGATAGAGGTAAAAAAGTGAGAAAAATTAAAGAAATTATCGTAGTCGAAGGAAAAGATGATACAGTAGCGGTAAAACGGGCTGTAGAAGCTGATACCATTGAAACAAATGGGTCAGCCGTTCCGCCTTACGTGATTGAGCAAATTAAATTAGCACAGGCTACTAGAGGAGTAATCATCCTAACCGATCCAGATTATCCAGGACAGCGTATCCGGAATATTATCGAACAAGCAGTACCGGGATGTAAGCATGCTTTTCTGCCAAAACATCTGGCCCTTGAAAAGCGGGGACGAGGTGTCGGTGTAGAACATGCAGCACCTGATGTCATTCAAGAGGCTCTAAAAGATGCACATACTACAACTGAACAAATAGAAGAAGTGATTACTTATGATGATTTAATAGATGCAGGATTAATTGCAGGACAAAAAGCAAGATCCAGGAGAGAAAGACTCGGTGCAGTCTTAAAAATCGGCTACGCGAATGGGAAGCAGCTTTATAAACGTTTGCAAACTTTTCAGATCACGCGAGAACAGTTTAAGGCTGCTTTAGAAGACTTGGATCAGGAGGAACAAAAGTGA
- the rsmA gene encoding 16S rRNA (adenine(1518)-N(6)/adenine(1519)-N(6))-dimethyltransferase RsmA, which yields MNRDIATVGRTKEILEKYGFSFKKSLGQNFLIDPNVLRKIVSFAELKPGSGAVEIGPGIGALTENLARACERVVAFEIDQRLLPILEDTLGDYDNVTILHQDVLKADVRSVMTAYFEEDQDVMVVANLPYYVTTPILMKLLNDQIPVRGFVVMMQKEVADRLAAEPGSKEYGSLSIAVQYYTKPEKVMIVPKSVFMPQPNVDSAVVRLTKRDKPPVEVADEDFFFTITKTAFAQRRKTLLNNLTSGLENGKEKKEGILAILDSIHIDPGRRGETLSIQEFANLANALYPIFAEK from the coding sequence GTGAATAGAGACATTGCCACAGTAGGAAGAACAAAAGAAATATTAGAGAAATACGGATTCTCTTTTAAAAAGAGTCTAGGTCAGAATTTCTTAATTGACCCCAATGTTTTGCGAAAGATTGTTTCCTTTGCTGAATTAAAGCCTGGCAGCGGTGCTGTTGAAATCGGCCCGGGCATTGGTGCGTTAACTGAAAATCTTGCACGTGCTTGTGAAAGGGTAGTGGCCTTTGAAATTGATCAGCGTCTCTTGCCAATTTTAGAGGATACTCTTGGCGATTACGATAACGTAACAATTTTGCATCAGGATGTTTTAAAGGCCGATGTGCGCTCAGTTATGACAGCGTATTTTGAGGAAGATCAGGATGTCATGGTTGTTGCCAATTTGCCTTATTATGTAACGACTCCCATCTTAATGAAACTGTTAAATGATCAAATTCCGGTTAGAGGGTTTGTTGTGATGATGCAAAAAGAAGTAGCAGACCGATTGGCTGCTGAACCGGGTTCGAAGGAATACGGTTCTTTATCTATTGCCGTCCAATATTACACGAAGCCTGAAAAGGTGATGATTGTACCGAAGTCTGTTTTTATGCCGCAGCCTAATGTAGATTCAGCTGTTGTGAGGCTTACAAAAAGGGACAAGCCTCCTGTTGAAGTGGCAGATGAGGATTTCTTTTTCACCATTACAAAAACAGCCTTTGCACAAAGAAGGAAAACCCTGCTAAATAATTTAACTTCCGGACTTGAAAATGGAAAAGAGAAAAAAGAGGGGATTTTAGCTATATTAGACAGTATTCACATCGACCCTGGCCGCAGGGGTGAAACTTTAAGTATTCAGGAGTTTGCAAATCTTGCTAATGCCTTATATCCGATATTTGCCGAAAAATAA
- a CDS encoding TatD family hydrolase: MLFDTHVHLNDKQFEEDLNEVIERALQKDVKNMVVVGFDRPTIKRAIDLAETYDFIYASIGWHPVDAIDMTESDLEWLESLSVHPKVVALGEMGLDYHWDKTPKEVQYEVFRKQIRLAKKVKLPIIIHNREATEDVVNILREEGANEVGGIMHCFSGSVEIAKQCLDLNFYISLGGPVTFKNAKKPKEVAAAVPLDRLLIETDCPYLAPHPYRGKRNEPSYVSLVAEEIARIKDLTYEEVTAQTTANAKKLFGIS, translated from the coding sequence ATGCTATTTGATACACACGTGCATTTAAATGATAAACAATTTGAAGAGGATTTAAACGAAGTAATCGAAAGAGCCTTGCAAAAAGATGTAAAAAATATGGTGGTAGTAGGATTTGATCGGCCAACTATCAAGCGTGCGATTGATTTGGCTGAAACCTATGATTTTATTTATGCGAGTATAGGATGGCATCCGGTTGATGCGATTGATATGACGGAATCTGATCTAGAATGGTTAGAATCACTCTCTGTCCATCCGAAAGTAGTGGCTCTTGGAGAGATGGGATTAGACTATCATTGGGATAAAACACCGAAAGAGGTGCAATACGAAGTATTTAGGAAACAAATTCGGCTGGCGAAAAAAGTAAAGCTTCCCATCATTATTCATAATCGGGAAGCAACCGAGGACGTTGTAAATATTTTAAGAGAAGAAGGGGCCAATGAAGTCGGAGGCATTATGCATTGTTTTAGCGGAAGTGTTGAAATTGCGAAACAGTGCCTAGACTTAAACTTTTATATATCACTGGGGGGACCTGTTACTTTCAAAAATGCCAAAAAGCCAAAGGAAGTGGCGGCAGCTGTTCCGTTAGACAGGCTATTGATTGAAACAGATTGTCCGTATCTAGCTCCACATCCGTATAGAGGCAAAAGAAACGAACCATCCTATGTCTCTTTAGTTGCTGAAGAAATAGCAAGAATTAAGGACCTCACATATGAAGAGGTTACGGCGCAAACAACAGCTAATGCAAAAAAACTTTTCGGCATATCATGA
- a CDS encoding G5 and 3D domain-containing protein has protein sequence MNNTVKNLFSEMSKRRLLLLSFGALVFLLALTLMVYQGTKKTVALTLDGKERIVKTHADTVEDILRELKIQVRAEDYLFPKANTKLENNLEIAWEPAKQVTITLNDKEPNKVWTTADSVKELLEQHGITVKTQDQIFPGLDTAIKNGLSINVEEAFKVTLVDGGKPQELWSTSTTVADFLKQQGIQLNELDRVEPKLEQTIDDGTKVSVVRVEKVTDVVEESVEYAVVTKNDSSLKKGTEKVIQEGQEGQVSKVYQVVLENGKEVSRKLVETKTLKESQNKIVAIGTQVQTASISRGAEAVSGKEFYVNSTAYTAYCNGCSGVTATGINLRSNPDIKVIAVDPSVIPLGSKVYVEGYGHAIAGDTGSAIKGNKIDVFFPTKEQAYRWGVRKVKITILE, from the coding sequence GTGAATAATACCGTGAAAAACCTGTTTTCCGAAATGAGTAAAAGGAGACTTTTACTGTTATCATTCGGCGCACTAGTCTTTTTGCTGGCGCTAACGTTAATGGTGTACCAAGGCACGAAGAAGACGGTTGCATTAACGCTAGACGGTAAAGAGAGAATAGTTAAAACTCATGCAGACACTGTAGAAGATATTTTAAGAGAATTAAAGATACAGGTTCGTGCAGAAGATTATTTGTTCCCAAAAGCAAATACGAAATTAGAAAATAATCTAGAAATTGCGTGGGAACCAGCAAAACAGGTTACAATTACACTTAACGATAAAGAGCCAAACAAGGTTTGGACGACAGCCGATTCTGTCAAAGAATTATTAGAACAGCATGGAATTACGGTAAAAACACAGGATCAGATTTTTCCTGGTTTGGATACAGCAATAAAAAATGGCCTGAGTATTAATGTTGAGGAAGCATTCAAAGTGACATTAGTAGATGGCGGTAAACCTCAGGAGCTATGGTCCACTTCGACTACGGTCGCTGACTTTTTAAAACAACAGGGGATTCAACTTAATGAGCTTGACCGAGTTGAACCTAAGCTAGAGCAAACCATTGACGACGGGACAAAAGTGAGCGTCGTTCGAGTAGAAAAAGTCACCGATGTAGTGGAAGAATCAGTTGAATATGCAGTTGTCACGAAAAATGACAGCAGTCTGAAAAAAGGTACTGAAAAGGTAATTCAAGAAGGACAAGAGGGCCAAGTATCCAAGGTCTATCAAGTGGTATTAGAAAATGGAAAAGAAGTATCTCGTAAACTAGTAGAAACTAAGACTTTAAAGGAAAGTCAGAATAAAATTGTTGCAATTGGAACTCAAGTTCAAACAGCAAGCATTTCCCGTGGAGCTGAAGCAGTGAGCGGTAAAGAGTTCTACGTCAATTCAACGGCTTATACAGCATACTGTAACGGCTGTTCTGGAGTAACTGCAACTGGGATTAACTTGCGTTCAAATCCGGATATTAAAGTGATTGCCGTTGATCCAAGTGTGATACCTTTAGGTTCGAAGGTCTATGTCGAAGGGTATGGCCATGCAATTGCAGGTGATACAGGTTCTGCGATTAAAGGCAATAAGATCGATGTATTTTTCCCAACGAAAGAACAAGCGTATCGCTGGGGTGTCAGAAAAGTTAAAATAACCATTTTAGAATAA
- a CDS encoding small, acid-soluble spore protein, alpha/beta type — MARRRGIMSDHFKEELAKELGFYDVVQKEGWGGIRARDAGNMVKRAIELAEQQLTQDRK, encoded by the coding sequence ATGGCAAGAAGACGAGGTATCATGTCAGATCACTTTAAAGAGGAGTTAGCCAAAGAGCTTGGATTCTATGATGTCGTTCAAAAAGAAGGCTGGGGTGGAATTCGGGCCCGCGATGCAGGTAACATGGTGAAAAGGGCCATCGAGCTTGCTGAACAACAACTCACGCAAGACAGAAAATAA
- the ridA gene encoding 2-iminobutanoate/2-iminopropanoate deaminase, with translation MKIVSTNQAPAAIGPYSQGIVVNNMFYSSGQIPLTPAGTMAEGGIVEQTHQVFANLKAVLEAAGASLETVVKATVFIKNMDEFASVNEVYGQYFSNHKPARSCVEVARLPKDALVEIEVVALIKK, from the coding sequence ATGAAAATAGTTTCAACTAATCAGGCGCCTGCAGCCATCGGACCATATTCACAGGGGATCGTTGTGAATAATATGTTTTATAGCTCTGGCCAAATTCCATTGACACCTGCAGGCACGATGGCAGAAGGCGGAATAGTAGAACAAACTCATCAAGTATTTGCAAATTTAAAAGCTGTTTTAGAAGCAGCAGGTGCTTCACTTGAAACGGTTGTAAAGGCAACTGTTTTTATTAAAAATATGGATGAATTTGCAAGTGTTAATGAAGTGTATGGCCAATATTTTTCAAATCATAAGCCAGCCAGGTCTTGTGTGGAAGTAGCCCGCCTGCCGAAAGATGCTTTAGTAGAAATTGAAGTAGTGGCTCTAATTAAAAAGTAA
- the spoVG gene encoding septation regulator SpoVG — translation MEVTDVRLRRVNTDGRMRAIASITLDNEFVVHDIRVIDGNNGLFVAMPSKRTPDGEFRDIAHPINSGTRGKIQEAVLAEYHRLGEVEDVEYEEAGAS, via the coding sequence GTGGAAGTTACTGACGTAAGATTAAGACGCGTCAATACTGATGGACGTATGAGAGCGATTGCTTCGATTACATTAGACAACGAATTTGTTGTCCATGACATTCGTGTTATTGACGGGAACAACGGCTTGTTTGTTGCAATGCCAAGCAAGCGAACTCCAGATGGAGAATTCCGCGACATTGCACATCCTATTAACTCAGGCACTAGAGGTAAAATTCAGGAAGCCGTACTAGCGGAATACCACCGTTTAGGAGAAGTGGAAGATGTCGAGTATGAAGAAGCTGGAGCTTCTTAA
- the purR gene encoding pur operon repressor yields MKFRRSERLIDMTHFLLQHPCQIVPLTLFADRYEAAKSSVSEDVAIIKETFEQRGFGTLKTVAGAAGGVQYFPAISEEERDSFIQLLCGQLSQPDRLLPGGYLYMADIVGNPEIVKVVGKLFAAKFVNEKVDVVMTVATKGIPLAYATASELNVPVVIVRRDSKVTEGPTVSINYVSGSTKRIQTMALSKRSLQEGSNVLIVDDFMKAGGTINGMMSLLDEFKARVAGIGVLVEAEHSEERLVDHYHSIVKLSKVDIKERKIEVTKGTL; encoded by the coding sequence GTGAAGTTTCGACGAAGTGAGCGTCTCATAGATATGACACATTTTCTATTACAGCATCCTTGTCAAATTGTGCCTTTAACTTTATTTGCAGACCGTTATGAGGCAGCTAAATCCTCAGTCAGCGAGGATGTCGCTATTATTAAAGAGACATTTGAACAGCGTGGGTTTGGAACCCTTAAAACGGTTGCTGGTGCAGCTGGAGGGGTTCAATACTTCCCGGCCATTTCTGAGGAAGAAAGAGATTCATTCATCCAATTGCTGTGCGGACAACTTTCGCAGCCAGACCGGTTACTCCCGGGAGGTTATCTATACATGGCCGATATTGTCGGCAATCCCGAAATTGTAAAAGTGGTTGGCAAATTATTTGCTGCAAAGTTTGTCAATGAAAAGGTAGATGTAGTAATGACTGTTGCGACAAAGGGAATACCATTAGCTTATGCTACAGCGAGTGAGTTAAATGTACCCGTTGTCATAGTGAGAAGAGACAGTAAAGTAACAGAGGGACCAACGGTAAGTATTAACTATGTTTCAGGCTCGACAAAACGGATCCAAACAATGGCTTTATCGAAACGCAGTCTGCAAGAAGGAAGCAATGTGTTAATTGTTGATGACTTTATGAAAGCTGGCGGAACGATTAACGGCATGATGAGCTTACTTGATGAATTTAAAGCCCGTGTTGCGGGGATTGGGGTATTGGTTGAAGCCGAACATTCTGAGGAACGCTTAGTGGATCACTATCATTCTATTGTAAAGCTGTCTAAAGTAGATATTAAAGAAAGAAAAATTGAAGTAACAAAAGGAACTTTATAG
- the ispE gene encoding 4-(cytidine 5'-diphospho)-2-C-methyl-D-erythritol kinase, whose protein sequence is MKYLLKAPAKINLSLDVLYKRSDGYHEVEMVMTTIDLADRLEIEELNDNQIKLLSQYRFVPDDDRNLAFQAAKLIKERFGIKQGVSISLEKNIPVAAGLAGGSSDAAAVLRGLNTMWKLGLSNYELAALGAEIGSDVSFCVYGGTALAKGRGEIITPLPSPPHCWVILAKPTIGVSTADVYKRLNLNEISHPNTAAMIEALKSNDYKKLCSNLGNVLENVTLQLHPEVTAIKKHMIKFGADAVLMSGSGPTVFGLVQYESRLHRIYNALRGFCDQVYAVRIIGESSDLA, encoded by the coding sequence ATGAAGTATTTACTAAAAGCACCTGCCAAAATTAATTTATCCCTGGACGTTTTATATAAACGGAGTGACGGTTATCATGAGGTTGAAATGGTAATGACAACTATTGACTTGGCTGACAGGCTCGAAATCGAAGAGTTAAACGATAATCAGATTAAACTTCTTTCACAATATCGATTTGTCCCGGATGATGATCGAAATCTTGCTTTTCAGGCTGCGAAATTAATCAAAGAACGGTTTGGCATAAAACAAGGTGTATCTATTTCTTTAGAAAAGAATATTCCAGTTGCGGCTGGACTTGCAGGGGGCTCCAGCGATGCAGCAGCAGTTCTGCGTGGGCTTAATACGATGTGGAAGCTTGGATTATCGAATTATGAATTAGCTGCACTTGGGGCTGAGATTGGTTCAGATGTCTCGTTTTGTGTGTATGGTGGGACGGCTTTAGCTAAAGGCAGAGGTGAGATCATCACACCACTTCCATCACCGCCTCATTGTTGGGTAATCTTAGCGAAGCCAACGATCGGAGTTTCTACAGCTGATGTGTATAAAAGATTGAATCTCAATGAAATTTCCCACCCGAATACGGCAGCTATGATTGAAGCATTAAAATCAAATGATTATAAGAAATTATGCAGCAATCTGGGCAATGTTCTTGAAAATGTTACCCTGCAATTGCATCCAGAGGTAACGGCAATTAAAAAGCATATGATAAAATTCGGTGCTGATGCAGTCTTAATGAGCGGAAGTGGTCCGACTGTATTTGGATTAGTTCAGTATGAATCACGACTTCACCGTATTTATAATGCCTTAAGGGGCTTTTGTGATCAGGTGTACGCTGTTAGAATCATCGGAGAATCTTCAGACCTTGCCTAA
- the glmU gene encoding bifunctional UDP-N-acetylglucosamine diphosphorylase/glucosamine-1-phosphate N-acetyltransferase GlmU: protein MDRFAIILAAGKGTRMKSKVYKVLHPVCGKAMVQHVIDEVSKLQVQSIYTIIGYGAEEVKAQVGDVTNYILQEEQLGTGHAVMQAQGELAGKQGTTIVLCGDTPLLTSETLQALMKQHEEENAAVTVLTAKADDPAGYGRVLRNQDGSVKKIVEHKDATEDERTVQEINTGTYCFDNALLFHALSQVSNDNAQGEYYLPDCIEILKQEGHKVSAYQTEDFNETMGVNDRVALSQAEAIMRERINRTHMLNGVSIIDPANTYIDATVKIGQDTVIQPGSILRGNTQVGEDCIIGPHTEITNCKVGDRNHIRQSVLSESEVGNEVQIGPFAHIRPESMIHDKVKVGNFVEIKKTVFGEGSKASHLSYIGDAEVGKDVNLGCGSITVNYDGKRKYLTKIDDHVFVGCNSNLVAPVTIGKGAYIAAGSTITDDVPGDALSIARARQVNKENYVSKLNMNNE, encoded by the coding sequence ATGGACCGTTTTGCAATCATTCTTGCTGCCGGTAAAGGAACAAGAATGAAATCAAAAGTTTATAAAGTGTTGCATCCAGTCTGCGGAAAAGCGATGGTACAGCATGTGATTGATGAAGTATCCAAGCTTCAGGTGCAGTCTATTTATACAATCATTGGCTATGGAGCCGAAGAAGTAAAGGCACAGGTGGGAGATGTAACGAATTACATCTTACAGGAAGAACAGCTGGGAACCGGACATGCCGTTATGCAAGCACAGGGAGAATTAGCCGGAAAGCAAGGGACCACGATTGTTTTATGCGGTGACACACCGCTGCTGACTTCCGAAACCCTTCAAGCTCTTATGAAGCAGCATGAAGAAGAAAATGCTGCTGTGACGGTATTAACCGCAAAAGCGGATGACCCCGCAGGTTATGGAAGGGTCCTAAGAAATCAAGATGGCAGCGTTAAAAAAATAGTTGAGCATAAAGATGCAACAGAGGACGAAAGAACTGTACAAGAAATTAACACAGGGACCTATTGCTTTGACAATGCCCTTCTTTTTCATGCACTAAGCCAAGTTTCCAATGATAATGCTCAAGGTGAGTATTACCTGCCTGATTGTATCGAGATTTTAAAACAAGAAGGTCATAAAGTATCGGCCTATCAAACTGAAGATTTTAACGAAACAATGGGAGTTAATGACCGGGTCGCTTTAAGCCAAGCAGAAGCTATTATGAGAGAGAGAATTAATCGAACTCATATGTTAAATGGTGTATCCATTATTGATCCTGCTAATACGTATATTGATGCAACCGTTAAAATCGGTCAGGATACTGTGATTCAGCCAGGTTCGATTTTAAGAGGAAACACGCAGGTCGGTGAGGATTGTATCATTGGTCCGCATACAGAAATAACAAATTGTAAAGTGGGAGACCGTAATCATATACGCCAATCTGTCTTATCGGAAAGTGAAGTAGGAAATGAAGTGCAAATTGGGCCGTTTGCTCATATTCGTCCAGAGTCTATGATCCATGATAAGGTGAAAGTTGGTAATTTCGTTGAGATTAAAAAGACTGTATTTGGAGAAGGAAGCAAGGCTTCACATTTAAGCTATATTGGTGATGCTGAAGTAGGCAAAGATGTTAATCTTGGCTGCGGTTCCATTACAGTTAATTATGACGGCAAAAGAAAGTACTTAACAAAAATTGACGATCATGTTTTTGTAGGCTGTAACTCAAATCTTGTCGCACCAGTTACCATTGGCAAAGGGGCATATATTGCAGCCGGATCAACCATCACTGATGATGTTCCAGGCGATGCCCTGTCTATTGCCCGTGCAAGACAAGTCAATAAAGAAAACTACGTGTCGAAGCTGAACATGAATAATGAATAA
- a CDS encoding ribose-phosphate diphosphokinase has translation MSNSYVNTNLKLFSLNSNRGLAEEIAKVIGIELSKSSVSTFSDGEIQINIEESIRGCDVFVIQSTSAPVNQNMMELLIMIDALKRASAQTINIVMPYYGYARQDRKARAREPITAKLVANLLETAGATRVIALDLHAPQIQGFFDIPIDHLMGVPIISEYFKGKEWNDEVVVVSPDHGGVTRARKMAELLKAPIAIIDKRRPRPNVAEVMNIVGNIDGKIAIIIDDIIDTAGTITLAANALIENGAKEVYACCSHPVLSGPAIERIENSKIKELVVTNTIELPEEKKIDKVVQLSVAPLIGEAIIRVYEKQSVSTLF, from the coding sequence ATGTCCAACTCATATGTAAATACAAATTTAAAGCTGTTTTCGCTTAATTCGAACCGGGGATTAGCTGAAGAAATCGCTAAAGTAATCGGTATTGAGCTCAGCAAAAGCTCTGTTTCTACTTTTAGTGATGGAGAAATCCAAATTAACATTGAGGAAAGTATTCGTGGCTGTGATGTGTTTGTGATTCAGTCTACAAGTGCTCCTGTCAACCAAAATATGATGGAGCTTCTCATCATGATTGATGCCCTAAAAAGAGCGTCTGCCCAAACTATAAATATTGTGATGCCTTATTATGGGTATGCACGGCAAGATCGGAAAGCACGTGCCCGTGAGCCAATCACAGCAAAGCTTGTGGCAAATCTTTTAGAAACAGCAGGAGCTACGAGAGTCATTGCTTTAGATTTACATGCCCCACAAATTCAAGGTTTCTTTGATATTCCAATAGACCACTTAATGGGAGTACCTATTATTTCTGAGTATTTCAAAGGGAAAGAGTGGAATGATGAGGTTGTTGTCGTATCACCTGACCATGGAGGCGTTACGAGAGCGAGAAAAATGGCTGAGTTATTAAAGGCACCAATTGCAATCATCGATAAACGCCGTCCCCGTCCAAATGTAGCTGAAGTTATGAATATTGTCGGGAATATTGACGGGAAAATCGCCATCATCATTGACGATATCATTGATACAGCAGGGACGATCACTTTAGCAGCGAATGCATTAATAGAAAATGGGGCGAAGGAAGTGTATGCATGCTGTTCGCATCCAGTTCTTTCCGGACCGGCTATTGAACGAATTGAGAACTCAAAAATTAAAGAATTAGTGGTTACGAATACGATTGAACTTCCTGAGGAAAAGAAAATTGATAAGGTCGTTCAGCTATCTGTGGCTCCTCTCATTGGGGAAGCGATTATCCGGGTGTATGAGAAACAATCCGTTTCAACCCTCTTTTAA